A single Cygnus atratus isolate AKBS03 ecotype Queensland, Australia chromosome 11, CAtr_DNAZoo_HiC_assembly, whole genome shotgun sequence DNA region contains:
- the LINGO1 gene encoding leucine-rich repeat and immunoglobulin-like domain-containing nogo receptor-interacting protein 1 isoform X3, whose amino-acid sequence MVAGEASMRSPILACWQPILLLMLGSILSGSATGCPPRCECSAQERAVLCHRKRFMVVPEGIPTETRLLDLGKNRIKTLNQDEFANYPHLEELELNENIISAIEPGAFNNLFNLRTLGLRSNRLKLIPLGVFTGLSNLTKLDISENKIVILLDYMFQDLYNLKSLEVGDNDLVYISHRAFSGLNSLEQLTLEKCNLTSIPTEALSHLHGLIVLRLRHLNINAIRDYSFKRLYRLKVLEISHWPYLDTMTSNCLYGLNLTSLSITHCNLTSIPYVSVRHLVYLRFLNLSYNPIVTIEGSMLHDLLRLQEIQLVGGQLTMVEPFAFRGLNYLRILNVSGNLLTTLEESAFHSVGNLETLILDNNPLACDCRLLWVFRRRWRLNFNKQQPTCSTPEFVQGKEFKDFPDVLLPNYFTCRRARIRDRKPQQIFVDEGHTVHFICRADGDPPPTIMWLSPRKHLISTKTNGRLTVFPDGTLEVRYAQIQDNGTYLCIASNAGGNDTMLAHLHVRSYSPDWPHQPNKTFAFISNQPNESDANSTRATVPFPFDIKTLIIATTMGFISFLGVVLFCLVLLFLWSRGKGNTKHNIEIEYVPRKSDAGISSADAPRKFNMKMI is encoded by the coding sequence ATGGTAGCTGGGGAGGCGAGTATGCGCAGCCCAATCCTGGCCTGCTGGCAGCCAATTCTCCTCCTGATGCTGGGATCCATCCTGTCTGGTTCTGCCACAGGCTGCCCGCCGCGCTGCGAGTGCTCTGCCCAGGAGCGTGCTGTCCTGTGCCACAGGAAGCGATTCATGGTCGTCCCCGAGGGGATCCCAACCGAGACCAGGCTGCTGGACTTGGGCAAGAACCGCATCAAGACCCTCAACCAGGATGAATTTGCCAACTACCCTcacctggaggagctggagctaAACGAGAACATTATCAGTGCCATTGAACCTGGGGCTTTCAACAACCTCTTCAACCTCAGGACGCTGGGGCTCAGGAGTAACAGACTCAAGCTGATCCCCTTGGGGGTATTTACTGGACTCAGCAACCTTACCAAGCTAGACATTAGTGAGAACAAAATTGTGATCCTCCTGGACTATATGTTCCAGGACTTGTACAACCTGAAGTCTTTGGAGGTGGGGGACAACGACCTTGTCTACATCTCCCACCGGGCCTTCAGTGGCCTCAACAGTCTGGAGCAGCTGACCCTGGAGAAATGCAACCTGACCTCCATCCCCACAGAGGCCCTGTCTCACCTGCACGGCTTGATTGTGCTGCGGCTGCGCCACCTGAACATCAACGCCATCCGGGATTACTCCTTCAAGAGGCTGTACCGGCTTAAGGTCCTCGAGATCTCCCACTGGCCCTACCTGGATACCATGACGTCCAACTGCCTCTATGGGTTGAACTTGACCTCCTTGTCCATCACCCACTGCAACCTGACGTCCATCCCGTACGTGTCGGTGAGGCACTTGGTTTACCTCCGTTTCCTGAACCTCTCCTACAACCCCATTGTCACCATCGAGGGCTCCATGCTCCACGACCTGCTGAGGCTCCAGGAGATCCAGCTGGTGGGAGGGCAGCTCACCATGGTCGAGCCCTTTGCCTTCCGCGGCCTCAACTACCTGCGCATCCTGAACGTGTCGGGGAACTTGCTGACCACCCTGGAGGAGTCGGCCTTCCACTCGGTGGGCAACCTGGAGACGCTCATCCTCGACAACAATCCTTTGGCCTGCGACTGTCGGCTGCTGTGGGTTTTCCGACGGCGATGGAGGCTGAACTTCAACAAGCAGCAGCCCACCTGCTCCACCCCCGAATTCGTCCAGGGCAAGGAGTTCAAAGACTTCCCTGACGTCCTCCTGCCCAACTACTTCACCTGCCGCCGAGCCAGGATACGAGACCGTAAACCTCAGCAGATCTTCGTGGACGAAGGCCACACGGTCCATTTCATCTGTCGGGCAGATGGGGACCCACCGCCCACCATCATGTGGCTCTCCCCCCGGAAGCACCTCATCTCTACCAAAACCAACGGGCGGCTCACTGTCTTCCCTGATGGCACGCTGGAGGTGCGCTATGCCCAGATCCAGGACAATGGCACCTACCTATGCATCGCCAGCAACGCGGGTGGCAACGACACCATGCTGGCCCACCTGCACGTGCGCAGCTACTCCCCAGACTGGCCCCACCAACCCAACAAGACCTTCGCGTTCATCTCCAACCAGCCCAACGAGAGTGATGCCAACAGCACACGTGCCACCGTGCCTTTCCCCTTTGACATCAAGACTCTCATCATCGCCACCACCATGggcttcatttctttcctggGCGTCGTGCTCTTCTGTCTGGTGCTCCTCTTCTTGTGGAGCCGGGGAAAAGGCAACACCAAGCACAACATTGAAATTGAGTACGTGCCACGCAAGTCCGACGCGGGCATCAGCTCTGCTGATGCACCGCGCAAGTTCaatatgaaaatgatttaa
- the LINGO1 gene encoding leucine-rich repeat and immunoglobulin-like domain-containing nogo receptor-interacting protein 1 isoform X2, giving the protein MQVRDRMVAGEASMRSPILACWQPILLLMLGSILSGSATGCPPRCECSAQERAVLCHRKRFMVVPEGIPTETRLLDLGKNRIKTLNQDEFANYPHLEELELNENIISAIEPGAFNNLFNLRTLGLRSNRLKLIPLGVFTGLSNLTKLDISENKIVILLDYMFQDLYNLKSLEVGDNDLVYISHRAFSGLNSLEQLTLEKCNLTSIPTEALSHLHGLIVLRLRHLNINAIRDYSFKRLYRLKVLEISHWPYLDTMTSNCLYGLNLTSLSITHCNLTSIPYVSVRHLVYLRFLNLSYNPIVTIEGSMLHDLLRLQEIQLVGGQLTMVEPFAFRGLNYLRILNVSGNLLTTLEESAFHSVGNLETLILDNNPLACDCRLLWVFRRRWRLNFNKQQPTCSTPEFVQGKEFKDFPDVLLPNYFTCRRARIRDRKPQQIFVDEGHTVHFICRADGDPPPTIMWLSPRKHLISTKTNGRLTVFPDGTLEVRYAQIQDNGTYLCIASNAGGNDTMLAHLHVRSYSPDWPHQPNKTFAFISNQPNESDANSTRATVPFPFDIKTLIIATTMGFISFLGVVLFCLVLLFLWSRGKGNTKHNIEIEYVPRKSDAGISSADAPRKFNMKMI; this is encoded by the coding sequence GTGAGAGATAGGATGGTAGCTGGGGAGGCGAGTATGCGCAGCCCAATCCTGGCCTGCTGGCAGCCAATTCTCCTCCTGATGCTGGGATCCATCCTGTCTGGTTCTGCCACAGGCTGCCCGCCGCGCTGCGAGTGCTCTGCCCAGGAGCGTGCTGTCCTGTGCCACAGGAAGCGATTCATGGTCGTCCCCGAGGGGATCCCAACCGAGACCAGGCTGCTGGACTTGGGCAAGAACCGCATCAAGACCCTCAACCAGGATGAATTTGCCAACTACCCTcacctggaggagctggagctaAACGAGAACATTATCAGTGCCATTGAACCTGGGGCTTTCAACAACCTCTTCAACCTCAGGACGCTGGGGCTCAGGAGTAACAGACTCAAGCTGATCCCCTTGGGGGTATTTACTGGACTCAGCAACCTTACCAAGCTAGACATTAGTGAGAACAAAATTGTGATCCTCCTGGACTATATGTTCCAGGACTTGTACAACCTGAAGTCTTTGGAGGTGGGGGACAACGACCTTGTCTACATCTCCCACCGGGCCTTCAGTGGCCTCAACAGTCTGGAGCAGCTGACCCTGGAGAAATGCAACCTGACCTCCATCCCCACAGAGGCCCTGTCTCACCTGCACGGCTTGATTGTGCTGCGGCTGCGCCACCTGAACATCAACGCCATCCGGGATTACTCCTTCAAGAGGCTGTACCGGCTTAAGGTCCTCGAGATCTCCCACTGGCCCTACCTGGATACCATGACGTCCAACTGCCTCTATGGGTTGAACTTGACCTCCTTGTCCATCACCCACTGCAACCTGACGTCCATCCCGTACGTGTCGGTGAGGCACTTGGTTTACCTCCGTTTCCTGAACCTCTCCTACAACCCCATTGTCACCATCGAGGGCTCCATGCTCCACGACCTGCTGAGGCTCCAGGAGATCCAGCTGGTGGGAGGGCAGCTCACCATGGTCGAGCCCTTTGCCTTCCGCGGCCTCAACTACCTGCGCATCCTGAACGTGTCGGGGAACTTGCTGACCACCCTGGAGGAGTCGGCCTTCCACTCGGTGGGCAACCTGGAGACGCTCATCCTCGACAACAATCCTTTGGCCTGCGACTGTCGGCTGCTGTGGGTTTTCCGACGGCGATGGAGGCTGAACTTCAACAAGCAGCAGCCCACCTGCTCCACCCCCGAATTCGTCCAGGGCAAGGAGTTCAAAGACTTCCCTGACGTCCTCCTGCCCAACTACTTCACCTGCCGCCGAGCCAGGATACGAGACCGTAAACCTCAGCAGATCTTCGTGGACGAAGGCCACACGGTCCATTTCATCTGTCGGGCAGATGGGGACCCACCGCCCACCATCATGTGGCTCTCCCCCCGGAAGCACCTCATCTCTACCAAAACCAACGGGCGGCTCACTGTCTTCCCTGATGGCACGCTGGAGGTGCGCTATGCCCAGATCCAGGACAATGGCACCTACCTATGCATCGCCAGCAACGCGGGTGGCAACGACACCATGCTGGCCCACCTGCACGTGCGCAGCTACTCCCCAGACTGGCCCCACCAACCCAACAAGACCTTCGCGTTCATCTCCAACCAGCCCAACGAGAGTGATGCCAACAGCACACGTGCCACCGTGCCTTTCCCCTTTGACATCAAGACTCTCATCATCGCCACCACCATGggcttcatttctttcctggGCGTCGTGCTCTTCTGTCTGGTGCTCCTCTTCTTGTGGAGCCGGGGAAAAGGCAACACCAAGCACAACATTGAAATTGAGTACGTGCCACGCAAGTCCGACGCGGGCATCAGCTCTGCTGATGCACCGCGCAAGTTCaatatgaaaatgatttaa
- the LINGO1 gene encoding leucine-rich repeat and immunoglobulin-like domain-containing nogo receptor-interacting protein 1 isoform X1, giving the protein MLEEAAPLPGTPRTEARRTSPGQGELPAPSREPWGAVWPRGAAPRRRQPPSLQVRDRMVAGEASMRSPILACWQPILLLMLGSILSGSATGCPPRCECSAQERAVLCHRKRFMVVPEGIPTETRLLDLGKNRIKTLNQDEFANYPHLEELELNENIISAIEPGAFNNLFNLRTLGLRSNRLKLIPLGVFTGLSNLTKLDISENKIVILLDYMFQDLYNLKSLEVGDNDLVYISHRAFSGLNSLEQLTLEKCNLTSIPTEALSHLHGLIVLRLRHLNINAIRDYSFKRLYRLKVLEISHWPYLDTMTSNCLYGLNLTSLSITHCNLTSIPYVSVRHLVYLRFLNLSYNPIVTIEGSMLHDLLRLQEIQLVGGQLTMVEPFAFRGLNYLRILNVSGNLLTTLEESAFHSVGNLETLILDNNPLACDCRLLWVFRRRWRLNFNKQQPTCSTPEFVQGKEFKDFPDVLLPNYFTCRRARIRDRKPQQIFVDEGHTVHFICRADGDPPPTIMWLSPRKHLISTKTNGRLTVFPDGTLEVRYAQIQDNGTYLCIASNAGGNDTMLAHLHVRSYSPDWPHQPNKTFAFISNQPNESDANSTRATVPFPFDIKTLIIATTMGFISFLGVVLFCLVLLFLWSRGKGNTKHNIEIEYVPRKSDAGISSADAPRKFNMKMI; this is encoded by the coding sequence GTGAGAGATAGGATGGTAGCTGGGGAGGCGAGTATGCGCAGCCCAATCCTGGCCTGCTGGCAGCCAATTCTCCTCCTGATGCTGGGATCCATCCTGTCTGGTTCTGCCACAGGCTGCCCGCCGCGCTGCGAGTGCTCTGCCCAGGAGCGTGCTGTCCTGTGCCACAGGAAGCGATTCATGGTCGTCCCCGAGGGGATCCCAACCGAGACCAGGCTGCTGGACTTGGGCAAGAACCGCATCAAGACCCTCAACCAGGATGAATTTGCCAACTACCCTcacctggaggagctggagctaAACGAGAACATTATCAGTGCCATTGAACCTGGGGCTTTCAACAACCTCTTCAACCTCAGGACGCTGGGGCTCAGGAGTAACAGACTCAAGCTGATCCCCTTGGGGGTATTTACTGGACTCAGCAACCTTACCAAGCTAGACATTAGTGAGAACAAAATTGTGATCCTCCTGGACTATATGTTCCAGGACTTGTACAACCTGAAGTCTTTGGAGGTGGGGGACAACGACCTTGTCTACATCTCCCACCGGGCCTTCAGTGGCCTCAACAGTCTGGAGCAGCTGACCCTGGAGAAATGCAACCTGACCTCCATCCCCACAGAGGCCCTGTCTCACCTGCACGGCTTGATTGTGCTGCGGCTGCGCCACCTGAACATCAACGCCATCCGGGATTACTCCTTCAAGAGGCTGTACCGGCTTAAGGTCCTCGAGATCTCCCACTGGCCCTACCTGGATACCATGACGTCCAACTGCCTCTATGGGTTGAACTTGACCTCCTTGTCCATCACCCACTGCAACCTGACGTCCATCCCGTACGTGTCGGTGAGGCACTTGGTTTACCTCCGTTTCCTGAACCTCTCCTACAACCCCATTGTCACCATCGAGGGCTCCATGCTCCACGACCTGCTGAGGCTCCAGGAGATCCAGCTGGTGGGAGGGCAGCTCACCATGGTCGAGCCCTTTGCCTTCCGCGGCCTCAACTACCTGCGCATCCTGAACGTGTCGGGGAACTTGCTGACCACCCTGGAGGAGTCGGCCTTCCACTCGGTGGGCAACCTGGAGACGCTCATCCTCGACAACAATCCTTTGGCCTGCGACTGTCGGCTGCTGTGGGTTTTCCGACGGCGATGGAGGCTGAACTTCAACAAGCAGCAGCCCACCTGCTCCACCCCCGAATTCGTCCAGGGCAAGGAGTTCAAAGACTTCCCTGACGTCCTCCTGCCCAACTACTTCACCTGCCGCCGAGCCAGGATACGAGACCGTAAACCTCAGCAGATCTTCGTGGACGAAGGCCACACGGTCCATTTCATCTGTCGGGCAGATGGGGACCCACCGCCCACCATCATGTGGCTCTCCCCCCGGAAGCACCTCATCTCTACCAAAACCAACGGGCGGCTCACTGTCTTCCCTGATGGCACGCTGGAGGTGCGCTATGCCCAGATCCAGGACAATGGCACCTACCTATGCATCGCCAGCAACGCGGGTGGCAACGACACCATGCTGGCCCACCTGCACGTGCGCAGCTACTCCCCAGACTGGCCCCACCAACCCAACAAGACCTTCGCGTTCATCTCCAACCAGCCCAACGAGAGTGATGCCAACAGCACACGTGCCACCGTGCCTTTCCCCTTTGACATCAAGACTCTCATCATCGCCACCACCATGggcttcatttctttcctggGCGTCGTGCTCTTCTGTCTGGTGCTCCTCTTCTTGTGGAGCCGGGGAAAAGGCAACACCAAGCACAACATTGAAATTGAGTACGTGCCACGCAAGTCCGACGCGGGCATCAGCTCTGCTGATGCACCGCGCAAGTTCaatatgaaaatgatttaa
- the HMG20A gene encoding high mobility group protein 20A isoform X4: MKKKRKEKSSSQSIEDLKKKKTAALKKDNWSQLKSSSRLPVLIAVQEHRDPPPPLCRLLIHRVSYCQSWQQSSSRDFCTSYVAGHSLLGCARLGIVLCRAEALLQPGPASPPLLGQCRSEIEWDLHLGRGREHLPAACNADLPTPSTRAERREVTPRTRHHGDGHPGASTGAGGTMAASASSLLQPRARSPLAWAAWMCVHLYMHVMKLNSLWGVPRGPGHCLLVLQGLRAELTTEVGVWGIGWKIQLVLSKSPHLVARWLGSTSEVTASEGGNGVLASDTELDRSRSQDFAFQLSIGNRVFFIISSFHKNP; the protein is encoded by the exons atgaaaaaaaaaagaaaagaaaaatccagttCACAAAGCATcgaagatttaaaaaaaaaaaagactgcag cattaaaaaaggATAACTGGAGTCAATTAAAAAGCTCTTCCAGGCTGCCAGTGTTAATAGCTGTCCAGGAACACAGAGACCCCCCTCCACCTCTCTGCCGTCTGCTGATCCACCGAGTGAGTTATTGTCAGTCCTGGCAGCAGAGCTCAAGCAGAGATTTCTGCACCTCGTATGTGGCTGGGCACAGCTTGCTCGGCTGTGCTCGGCTTGGCATCgtcctctgcagggctgaggctTTGCTACAGCCTGGCCCCGCGTCCCCTCCTCTCCTAGGACAGTGCCGCTCCGAAATCGAATGGGATCTGCATCTCGGACGGGGCCGGGAGCACCTGCCTGCAGCTT GCAATGCAGATCTGCCAACACCGAGCACCAGAGCTGAGCGAAGGGAGGTCACTCCCAGGACCAGACACCATGGTGATGGGCACCCTGGGGCTAGCACTGGGGCAGGCGGCACGATGgcagcctctgcctcctccctgctgcagccccgggcCCGTTCTCCTCTGGCTTGGGCAGCGTGGATGTGTGTGcatttatatatgcatgtaaTGAAGCTAAATTCCCTCTGGGGAGTACCGAGGGGGCCAGGGCACTGCCTGCTTGTGCTGCAAGGTTTGAGGGCTGAGCTCACCACAGAGGTGGGCGTTTGGGGAATCGGCTGGAAAATACAGCTAGTCCTCAGCAAAAGTCCTCATCTCGTAGCGAGATGGCTGGGAAGTACCTCCGAGGTGACAGCGTCGGAGGGCGGGAACGGAGTACTCGCCAGTGATACAGAGCTGGACAGATCAAGAAGTCAAGATTTTGCATTCCAACTATCTATAGGAAatagggttttttttattatttcaagttTTCATAAAAATCCATAA